A portion of the Terriglobia bacterium genome contains these proteins:
- a CDS encoding UDP-glucose--hexose-1-phosphate uridylyltransferase — MPAPIQDQPHRRYNPLAGEWILVSPHRTQRPWRGKMETAPAVQRPSYDPDCYLCPGNPRANGASNPQYSGVYVFDNDFSALLPETQPFVGGDRPFVRQEAVQGVCRVLCFSPRHDLTLALMGVEEILQVVEMWADQVRELGRLYRWAQIFENRGEIMGCSNAHPHGQLWAASALPNEPFKEDMHQRVFRDEYGAVLLLDYLEFEEAERTRVVVDNDHWTALVPFWAVWPFETILLPRRHIHRITELIAPERQALAEILKRLLTRYDNLFNISFPYTMGWHGAPSGAGDCSHWQLHAHFYPPLLRSATVKKFMVGYEMLAEPQRDITPEAAAERLQSLSEVHYTSIPKDSKR; from the coding sequence ATGCCCGCACCCATCCAGGACCAGCCCCACCGGCGCTACAACCCGCTCGCGGGCGAGTGGATTCTCGTGTCCCCGCACCGCACACAACGCCCCTGGCGGGGAAAGATGGAGACTGCCCCTGCGGTTCAACGCCCATCCTATGACCCGGACTGCTATCTTTGCCCGGGAAATCCAAGGGCGAACGGTGCGTCGAACCCGCAATACTCGGGCGTTTATGTATTCGACAACGACTTCAGCGCCCTCCTTCCGGAGACCCAGCCTTTTGTCGGTGGAGACCGCCCCTTCGTGCGCCAGGAAGCGGTGCAGGGTGTTTGCCGGGTGCTTTGTTTCTCGCCGCGCCATGATCTCACCCTGGCTTTGATGGGTGTTGAAGAGATCCTCCAGGTTGTGGAGATGTGGGCTGATCAGGTCCGGGAACTGGGGCGCCTCTACCGGTGGGCGCAGATATTCGAAAACAGGGGTGAGATCATGGGATGCTCCAACGCGCATCCTCACGGGCAATTGTGGGCTGCAAGTGCGCTCCCCAATGAACCCTTCAAAGAAGATATGCATCAGCGCGTCTTTCGGGACGAGTACGGGGCGGTCCTTCTTCTCGACTATCTTGAATTCGAAGAGGCCGAGCGCACCCGTGTGGTGGTCGACAATGACCATTGGACGGCACTGGTTCCATTCTGGGCGGTGTGGCCGTTTGAGACGATCCTGCTCCCGCGCCGCCACATCCATCGGATTACCGAGCTGATTGCCCCCGAGCGGCAGGCGTTGGCGGAGATCCTCAAACGCCTGCTCACCCGCTATGACAACCTGTTCAACATCTCTTTTCCCTATACCATGGGATGGCACGGCGCCCCGAGCGGCGCAGGCGACTGTTCTCATTGGCAGCTGCATGCACACTTCTATCCTCCGTTGCTCCGCTCCGCGACCGTGAAGAAATTCATGGTCGGCTACGAGATGCTTGCGGAACCGCAACGGGATATCACACCTGAAGCGGCAGCCGAGCGCCTGCAATCGCTGTCGGAAGTGCATTACACATCGATCCCGAAGGATTCAAAAAGATGA
- a CDS encoding galactokinase, whose translation MTNAVPGTRVLAQIYAADGMTLARQTDRWGRLLGQFRRRFGESDVHLFSAPGRTEICGNHTDHNHGMVLAAGVDLDSIAVAAPSSDETITVCSEGYGRPFVVALEDLSVVAAERGTTTALIRGIASRFRELGYAAGGFRACLASDVPVGSGLSSSASVEVLIATILNALHNGTQVDAEQIALIGQFAENEYFGKPCGLMDQITCAVGGIVKIDFNDPGAPVVEKIAFDFAASGYSLLVVDTGGSHADLTEDYASIPREMKWVAARFGREVCRQISEQELLNNLAGLRAGVGDRAILRALHFLKENQRVDLQVAALRNKDMQGFLELIEESGNSSYRWLQNCVSARAGTEQGIPLALALAEGFVRRCGGACRVHGGGFAGTIQVFIPCACADEFRTLMESAFGSGCVKILRVRPQGALELKPEDSRQ comes from the coding sequence ATGACGAACGCTGTGCCTGGGACTCGGGTTCTCGCGCAGATCTACGCAGCTGACGGGATGACTCTTGCCAGGCAGACAGATCGGTGGGGAAGACTGCTCGGCCAATTCCGGCGCCGGTTCGGAGAGTCGGACGTTCATCTATTCAGCGCGCCCGGCAGGACAGAGATCTGCGGCAATCACACCGACCATAACCATGGAATGGTATTGGCGGCCGGGGTGGATCTGGATTCCATCGCGGTGGCGGCGCCGTCATCGGATGAAACGATTACGGTTTGCTCCGAGGGATATGGCCGGCCTTTTGTGGTGGCGCTCGAAGACCTCTCCGTTGTCGCTGCGGAGCGCGGTACGACGACTGCGTTGATCCGGGGCATCGCCTCCCGTTTCCGGGAACTCGGATATGCAGCCGGCGGTTTTCGCGCCTGCCTTGCGAGCGATGTGCCGGTGGGCTCAGGACTGTCCTCGTCAGCCTCCGTCGAAGTGCTCATCGCCACCATTTTGAATGCCCTGCATAACGGTACTCAGGTGGATGCCGAGCAGATCGCCTTGATCGGCCAGTTTGCCGAAAATGAGTATTTCGGAAAGCCCTGCGGTTTGATGGATCAGATTACCTGCGCGGTCGGCGGCATCGTAAAGATTGATTTCAACGATCCCGGTGCTCCCGTAGTGGAGAAGATCGCTTTTGACTTTGCGGCGTCGGGTTACAGCCTCCTCGTCGTCGACACCGGCGGCAGTCACGCGGACCTGACCGAGGACTATGCTTCGATTCCACGAGAGATGAAATGGGTGGCGGCGCGATTCGGCCGGGAGGTCTGCCGGCAAATCTCAGAACAGGAGCTATTGAACAACCTTGCCGGGCTCCGTGCCGGCGTCGGCGACCGGGCGATTCTGCGCGCCCTGCATTTCCTCAAGGAGAATCAGCGGGTCGATTTACAGGTGGCGGCGTTGAGGAACAAAGATATGCAGGGATTCCTGGAGTTGATCGAGGAGTCCGGGAATTCATCCTATCGGTGGCTGCAAAACTGCGTCAGCGCCCGGGCCGGGACCGAACAGGGAATTCCCCTGGCGTTGGCTCTGGCCGAGGGCTTTGTCCGGAGATGCGGCGGAGCTTGCCGCGTTCATGGCGGCGGATTTGCCGGCACCATCCAGGTCTTCATCCCCTGCGCGTGCGCGGACGAATTTCGCACGTTGATGGAATCGGCATTTGGATCAGGGTGCGTCAAAATCCTGCGGGTGCGCCCCCAAGGCGCGTTGGAATTGAAACCCGAGGACAGCAGGCAATGA
- a CDS encoding sodium:solute symporter family protein yields MVTLGLSPVDWLIIGVYFAFIIGLGVYLKRYTKSQEDFFMAGRKNSSWVAGLAFLSANLGALELLGMTGNTFKYGMYVAHFYWIGAIPAMVFLGVYMMPFYYSSRIHSVPGYLKLRFDEKTRVLNAVAFAGMTLLVSGINLYAMALVLHTFVGWNWDVSMWISAGTVAAYVTLSGLLSAIFTEIIQFFLIWFGLFLVSVLGIVEIGGVKEVFARIPPSFATLWSTSADPAQNGMAITWAGIVLGLGFVLSFGYWTTDFLVVQRAFSARDLRAARMTPIIASFFKMAVPFLVIMAGLVAWVLANDPKSGFSLLRDGGQINFDSALPLLIQRYYPTGLIGLGITALLAGFMAGQAGNVSAFNTVWTYDIYRALINPKASDELLLWMGRVTTVVGIILSVGTAYWAKSFPSIMDYMQAIFSWVNAPLFATMLLGMFVVWITPNGAFWGLLAGMGSSFTLFLAVKFQWIDPASITLSPTASDMAANFWRAWWAWVICFVVTILVSVFTRKKPAQELVGLVKGLTAEKSLQPVPFIKTPEFYGIVSVAILIILNIYFW; encoded by the coding sequence ATGGTTACGCTTGGCCTAAGTCCTGTGGATTGGCTCATTATTGGCGTTTATTTCGCCTTCATCATCGGGCTCGGGGTTTATCTCAAGCGCTACACGAAGAGTCAGGAAGACTTCTTCATGGCGGGCAGGAAAAACAGCTCCTGGGTGGCGGGTCTGGCCTTTCTGTCGGCGAACCTGGGGGCTCTCGAACTGCTCGGCATGACCGGAAACACCTTTAAGTATGGGATGTATGTGGCGCATTTTTACTGGATCGGCGCCATTCCGGCGATGGTCTTTCTCGGCGTCTATATGATGCCGTTCTATTACAGCAGCCGGATCCACTCGGTGCCGGGGTATCTGAAACTGCGTTTCGATGAGAAGACGCGGGTGTTGAACGCGGTTGCGTTCGCCGGGATGACGCTCCTGGTGTCCGGGATCAATCTCTACGCGATGGCGCTGGTGCTGCACACCTTCGTGGGCTGGAACTGGGACGTCAGCATGTGGATTTCCGCAGGGACCGTGGCGGCATACGTCACCCTGAGCGGGCTCCTGTCTGCGATCTTTACCGAGATCATCCAGTTCTTCCTGATCTGGTTTGGCCTGTTTCTGGTGTCGGTCCTCGGCATTGTGGAGATCGGGGGCGTCAAGGAAGTTTTCGCGCGCATCCCGCCGTCCTTTGCCACGCTGTGGTCCACCTCGGCCGACCCGGCTCAAAACGGCATGGCCATCACCTGGGCCGGCATTGTTCTCGGCCTCGGGTTCGTGCTCTCGTTCGGCTATTGGACCACGGATTTTCTTGTGGTGCAGCGTGCCTTTTCGGCCCGCGACCTGCGCGCGGCGCGGATGACCCCGATCATTGCCTCCTTTTTCAAGATGGCGGTTCCGTTTCTTGTGATCATGGCGGGTCTGGTCGCCTGGGTTCTGGCCAACGATCCGAAAAGCGGTTTTTCCCTGTTGCGCGATGGCGGCCAGATCAACTTTGACTCTGCGTTACCGCTGCTGATTCAGCGGTACTATCCGACCGGTTTGATCGGCTTGGGGATCACAGCGCTGCTGGCCGGGTTCATGGCCGGGCAGGCTGGCAATGTCAGCGCCTTCAACACAGTCTGGACCTACGACATTTACAGGGCCTTGATCAATCCCAAGGCGTCGGACGAGCTGCTCCTGTGGATGGGAAGAGTGACCACGGTCGTCGGCATCATCCTCAGTGTAGGCACCGCGTATTGGGCCAAGAGTTTCCCCAGCATCATGGATTACATGCAGGCGATCTTTTCATGGGTGAATGCGCCCCTGTTCGCCACAATGTTGCTGGGCATGTTTGTCGTGTGGATCACGCCCAACGGCGCGTTCTGGGGGCTGCTAGCGGGCATGGGCTCATCCTTCACCCTCTTTCTTGCCGTCAAGTTTCAGTGGATCGATCCGGCCTCGATCACGCTATCCCCTACTGCGAGCGATATGGCCGCGAATTTCTGGCGGGCCTGGTGGGCGTGGGTGATCTGCTTCGTGGTCACGATCCTCGTCAGTGTGTTCACGCGCAAAAAGCCCGCGCAAGAGCTCGTCGGACTGGTGAAAGGGCTGACGGCAGAGAAGTCCCTGCAACCGGTTCCCTTCATCAAGACACCGGAATTCTATGGGATTGTGTCGGTTGCGATTCTGATCATCCTCAATATTTATTTCTGGTAG